Below is a window of Apodemus sylvaticus chromosome 5, mApoSyl1.1, whole genome shotgun sequence DNA.
TGAGGACTGTGAGGATCTGAACAGCGAGTATGTAGTACCTGACGATgtggttgttatttttattgttgttgttgtcatcgttgttgctattgttaactttctttttattgatgaaGTTATGGAATTGCTACTGCCCTCCTTCTCACTGAATATCCCCTTTCCAACGTGAGGCATAAGCCACTGCAGTGGGGAGGTGTTGTCTATGAGGCTACAGTCATGGGAAGAAAGGCTGGGAGGCACACTATGCCTCCTCTTACAGCCTTTCCTCCCATCTCCAGGCAGCccagagagtgtgtgtgaagtGATGGTGGAAAGGCTAGGGGCACTGGTTACTCTCCTTGATGGAGAAAGGATGTTGGGAACTTTTGTAGGGTCCTGTGAACTACCCTGGCCTCCGTCGTAATAAAACTGGGGCTGCCAGATAGATTTCCTTTTTATAATCAAGTACGTAGCCATGGCTGGACTGTACTTCTGTTCCCTCAGAGCATCTCTCAGTTCTTTAATGTTATACCCCATCTGAAACATAGCAAAAACAATGTTTGGGTCTGGGTCTCTAGGAATTTCCTCTGAGGATCTCAATTTGTCTTGACCATGGCACAGCCATGGGTGTGTCAATATTTCATTTATGGATGGCCTCATTGTGGGGTCTTTTGCCATTAATCTTTTCAATAGGTCTTGAATTTCTGGGGACAAACGATATGGAATCCAGCAGCTCCTGTATAGGATTTCATACTTTAACTCAGAGAGCACTGTCTCTGTGAAGGGAAGGTGGCCCACAACTAAATAATATAATACGATTCCCATGCTCCATATGTCGGTTGCAAGGACATTATACTCCTTTTGATCCAAGACTTCAGGAGCACAATACTGTACTGTGCCACAAAAGCCTTTACATTTTTCCCCAGCAGCCAGTCTTTTGCTTAAGCCAAAGTCAATGAGTTTCACATGCCCCTCCCTATCCAATAGGATGTTCTCAGCCTTGATGTCTCGGTGGGCAATATTCTGACTGTGGATATAGTGGACGGCCAAAGACAGTTCCCTAAATATGCTGCGTGCCTCTTCCTCATCCAGACGCCCACACTTGCTGATGTGTTTCCTCAGAGATCCCCGGGATGCGTATTCCATCACCAGATAGGTTTTATACCTTGCTTCTATAACCTGGAAAAGCTGTATTATGTTACTGTGATGTAAACATTTCATAATATCAATCTCGGACTTTACTAGAAAGTCTATACTTGTGCCCCTTTTCAATATCTTGATGGCTACCATGGTCTGGGTCATAAGGTGGACAGCCACTTTGATTTGTGCAAATGACCCTTGATCTAGGGTACCCAGGATATAGTAATGATGTGCCAGGGGGTTCCCTTCATGGCCACTGGACTCCAGCTCCCTCGACATCATCACACTTCCCTTCTCTTGGTCAGAGTCACCAGGAGCTACAGCAAGTAAAAATGGCAGGGAAAACAAATTAGCATTCCTTCTGAGAAAGTTTACTGCTAGAGATTCTGAGATTAAAAGTCACAGATATCTCCACAGACAAGTCTCCCTCTGCCTCAAGGACAGAGGGAaaccagaacaaagcaaagacaaacacagaggatggaaagaaggaagaaggctcagagcagaaagagagcaagggtgaTGGAGGACAACATTTTAGCCAGGAGAACAAGGATCCCCATTTCAAAG
It encodes the following:
- the LOC127686038 gene encoding sperm motility kinase 4A-like; the protein is MDASAPGDSDQEKGSVMMSRELESSGHEGNPLAHHYYILGTLDQGSFAQIKVAVHLMTQTMVAIKILKRGTSIDFLVKSEIDIMKCLHHSNIIQLFQVIEARYKTYLVMEYASRGSLRKHISKCGRLDEEEARSIFRELSLAVHYIHSQNIAHRDIKAENILLDREGHVKLIDFGLSKRLAAGEKCKGFCGTVQYCAPEVLDQKEYNVLATDIWSMGIVLYYLVVGHLPFTETVLSELKYEILYRSCWIPYRLSPEIQDLLKRLMAKDPTMRPSINEILTHPWLCHGQDKLRSSEEIPRDPDPNIVFAMFQMGYNIKELRDALREQKYSPAMATYLIIKRKSIWQPQFYYDGGQGSSQDPTKVPNILSPSRRVTSAPSLSTITSHTLSGLPGDGRKGCKRRHSVPPSLSSHDCSLIDNTSPLQWLMPHVGKGIFSEKEGSSNSITSSIKRKLTIATTMTTTTIKITTTSSGTTYSLFRSSQSSAFDNRQDVVSESSESTDTSSSTSSWGSTIRSPFPSAKFQEENMGTESFQDSSSSSCETLHQEQLRRRSQLVPRMPLRMRVWKGLKRRVSKAFRSLCCCLPVANNKVMADNEECFRDTG